From the Ferrigenium kumadai genome, one window contains:
- a CDS encoding aspartate-semialdehyde dehydrogenase: MSKQYDVCILGATGAVGEAMLSILEQRKFPVRNLYPLASSRSAGSTVTFNGKEITVLDVEGFDFSKAQIGLFSAGGSVSEKYAPIAAAAGCVVIDNTAHFRYDRDIPLVVPEVNPHAIAQYKNRGIIANPNCSTIQMMVALKPIKDAVGISRINVATYQAVSGTGKEAIDELADQTRALFNQQDVKVEVYPKRIAFNVLPHIDVFMENGYTKEEMKMVWETQKIMEDDSILVNPTAVRVPVFYGHSEAIHIETKKKITADEARALLEKAPGVKVMDKREPGGYPTPVEAAGTDATYVGRIREDVSHPLGLNLWVVSDNVRKGAALNSVQIAEILVAKYLD; the protein is encoded by the coding sequence ATGAGCAAGCAATACGACGTATGTATCCTCGGTGCAACCGGCGCGGTGGGCGAGGCGATGCTGTCCATCCTGGAACAGCGCAAGTTTCCGGTGCGTAACCTGTACCCGCTGGCTTCCAGCCGCTCGGCCGGTTCCACGGTGACCTTCAATGGCAAGGAGATCACCGTTCTCGACGTGGAAGGTTTCGACTTCTCCAAGGCGCAGATCGGCCTGTTCTCCGCGGGCGGCAGCGTGTCGGAAAAATATGCGCCCATCGCCGCGGCCGCCGGCTGCGTGGTGATCGACAATACCGCGCACTTCCGCTACGACCGCGACATCCCGCTGGTGGTGCCTGAGGTGAATCCCCATGCCATCGCGCAGTACAAGAACCGCGGCATCATCGCCAACCCGAATTGCTCGACCATCCAGATGATGGTCGCGCTGAAGCCGATCAAGGACGCGGTGGGCATCTCGCGCATCAATGTGGCGACCTACCAGGCCGTGTCCGGCACCGGCAAGGAAGCGATCGACGAGCTCGCCGACCAGACTCGCGCGCTGTTTAACCAGCAGGACGTGAAGGTCGAGGTGTATCCGAAGCGCATCGCGTTCAACGTGCTGCCGCACATCGACGTATTCATGGAGAACGGCTACACCAAGGAAGAGATGAAGATGGTGTGGGAGACCCAGAAGATCATGGAAGACGATTCCATCCTGGTGAATCCGACCGCGGTGCGCGTGCCGGTGTTCTATGGCCACTCCGAGGCGATACACATCGAGACCAAGAAGAAGATCACCGCCGACGAGGCTCGTGCCCTGCTGGAAAAAGCACCGGGCGTGAAGGTGATGGACAAGCGCGAGCCGGGCGGCTACCCGACTCCGGTCGAGGCGGCAGGTACCGACGCGACCTACGTGGGCCGCATCCGCGAGGACGTATCCCATCCGCTGGGCTTGAATTTGTGGGTGGTCAGCGATAACGTGCGCAAGGGCGCGGCGCTGAACAGCGTGCAGATCGCCGAGATCCTGGTTGCGAAATACCTTGATTGA
- a CDS encoding FimV/HubP family polar landmark protein, with the protein MRKSLLKLLGVVAALTLSTCVSALGMGGINVTSALGQPLKADIELVAVGKAEKASLVARLASPDIYKGAGLEYPLGNKFKFQIESRANGEPYLKVTSAQPVNDPFVSLLVELTWASGKLLREYTFLLDPPDYVPEQPKPAEVQAVAPAVQAVPAEAAAPAPVAQPVPEVAAPAESQPAAKPVEKPVEKPAAAAPAKQVAAAPAKPVATGNITVKSGDTLNKIAAQNKPADVSLERMLVALYRANANQFGGKNMNRIKTGKILRLPEQNELLAVGQAEAAKEIRAQAADWNAYRQRLASAAAVSSQPQEAKQVATGKVSSSVSDKAPVAKESAKEVLKLSKGEAPGDQVAGTGGKAMTAQEKKNAAQEEAIAKAKALKEEQGRAALLEKNLKDMERLAQLKSEAAALAAAPAESAVAAASEVAAASEVAAVSAVKPAPVAKPKPKVVVAEPTLVDQILGNPLYLAGGAAALLGLGGLGFMLTRRKQAEAIAVSSMQAEDVGATTGRMAMPVAPSPETGDFTAPTHVEEAAPSEDVDPISEADLFLNFGRDVQAEEILKEALQKTPGNHQIHLKLLGIYANRKDVNSFATIARQLHDSGDEEAWQQAAAMGRKLEPTNPMYGGGSIEDAESATTMTPALNVTPDFVLGETPAASAHEIDFDLGASASEEAPAAEQGFLAESTKTMVLSAEEMAAAQAEPMDFDVTSTNPALKAATEVDVDITGSLDLGTAKAAAVQEEVAAPNLEDLIFDVTATHPSMPAAQPEAEKPAADESALAFTLDFPLTEETPAKPAETAQPAEIGLADISLNLDEVAAEPAEPAVEVRDEHWHEVATKLDLARAYQEMGDQTGAREILEEVLKEGDAGQREAAQSIIDQLG; encoded by the coding sequence GTGCGTAAATCACTACTGAAACTGCTCGGGGTTGTTGCTGCATTAACGCTGTCCACATGCGTTTCCGCCTTGGGCATGGGAGGAATCAACGTTACTTCTGCCTTGGGGCAGCCGTTGAAAGCGGATATCGAGCTGGTGGCAGTCGGCAAGGCCGAAAAAGCCAGCCTGGTGGCACGTCTCGCTTCACCTGATATTTACAAGGGAGCCGGGCTCGAATACCCGCTCGGCAACAAGTTCAAGTTCCAGATCGAGAGCCGTGCGAATGGCGAACCTTACCTGAAGGTGACCAGCGCACAGCCGGTCAACGACCCGTTCGTCAGTCTGCTGGTCGAACTGACATGGGCTTCCGGCAAGCTGTTGCGCGAATACACCTTCCTGCTCGATCCGCCCGATTACGTTCCGGAGCAACCGAAGCCGGCAGAAGTGCAGGCCGTTGCTCCTGCGGTGCAGGCTGTTCCGGCAGAGGCTGCTGCGCCAGCACCTGTTGCGCAACCCGTTCCTGAGGTTGCTGCCCCCGCTGAAAGCCAACCGGCAGCCAAGCCAGTAGAGAAGCCTGTCGAGAAGCCCGCTGCGGCTGCACCGGCAAAGCAGGTTGCAGCCGCGCCGGCCAAGCCCGTCGCGACCGGCAACATCACCGTCAAGAGCGGCGACACCCTGAACAAGATCGCAGCACAGAACAAGCCAGCTGATGTGAGCCTGGAGCGCATGCTGGTCGCCCTGTATCGCGCCAATGCCAACCAGTTCGGCGGCAAGAACATGAACCGCATCAAGACCGGCAAGATCCTCCGCCTGCCCGAGCAGAACGAGCTGCTGGCCGTGGGGCAGGCCGAGGCAGCGAAGGAAATCCGCGCCCAGGCTGCCGATTGGAATGCCTACCGCCAGCGGCTGGCCAGTGCGGCTGCTGTCAGCAGCCAGCCTCAAGAGGCGAAGCAAGTCGCCACCGGCAAGGTATCCAGCTCGGTGAGCGATAAAGCTCCGGTTGCCAAGGAGTCCGCCAAGGAAGTGCTGAAGCTGTCTAAGGGCGAGGCGCCAGGGGACCAGGTGGCTGGTACTGGCGGCAAGGCCATGACCGCCCAAGAGAAGAAGAATGCGGCTCAGGAAGAGGCGATCGCCAAGGCCAAGGCCTTGAAGGAAGAGCAGGGGCGTGCTGCCTTGCTGGAGAAGAACCTCAAGGATATGGAACGTCTAGCCCAGCTGAAGTCCGAAGCGGCTGCACTGGCGGCCGCCCCAGCTGAATCGGCTGTGGCTGCTGCAAGCGAAGTCGCTGCAGCCAGCGAGGTTGCCGCGGTCAGCGCGGTCAAGCCGGCCCCCGTCGCCAAGCCCAAGCCGAAAGTGGTTGTGGCGGAACCGACATTGGTTGACCAGATTCTGGGCAACCCACTTTACCTGGCTGGCGGCGCAGCAGCCTTGCTTGGTCTGGGCGGGCTCGGTTTCATGCTGACCCGTCGCAAGCAGGCTGAGGCGATTGCCGTCAGCAGCATGCAGGCCGAGGATGTCGGTGCGACTACCGGCCGTATGGCGATGCCGGTTGCGCCGTCTCCCGAAACCGGTGACTTTACCGCTCCGACCCATGTTGAGGAGGCTGCTCCGTCGGAAGATGTCGATCCGATCAGTGAGGCGGACTTGTTCCTGAATTTCGGCCGCGATGTGCAGGCGGAAGAAATCCTGAAAGAGGCGCTGCAGAAGACACCGGGCAATCACCAGATCCACCTCAAGCTGTTGGGCATTTATGCCAACCGCAAGGACGTGAATTCCTTTGCGACCATCGCCCGCCAGTTGCACGATTCCGGCGATGAAGAAGCCTGGCAGCAGGCGGCGGCAATGGGACGCAAGCTTGAGCCGACCAACCCGATGTATGGCGGCGGAAGCATCGAGGACGCGGAAAGCGCGACCACGATGACACCCGCACTGAATGTGACACCGGACTTCGTTCTGGGTGAAACCCCCGCGGCTTCGGCTCACGAGATTGACTTTGATCTGGGTGCTTCGGCCAGTGAGGAGGCGCCGGCAGCGGAGCAAGGGTTCCTCGCCGAGTCGACCAAGACCATGGTGTTGTCTGCCGAGGAGATGGCAGCTGCACAAGCCGAACCGATGGATTTCGATGTGACCTCGACCAATCCGGCGCTCAAGGCCGCGACCGAGGTGGACGTCGATATCACCGGTTCCCTGGACTTGGGGACTGCCAAGGCTGCTGCCGTGCAAGAAGAAGTTGCAGCTCCTAATCTGGAAGACCTGATTTTCGATGTGACGGCGACGCACCCGTCCATGCCGGCCGCGCAGCCTGAGGCTGAAAAGCCGGCGGCAGACGAGAGCGCGCTGGCTTTCACCCTGGATTTCCCGCTGACCGAAGAAACCCCGGCAAAACCTGCCGAAACGGCGCAGCCGGCCGAGATCGGTCTGGCCGATATCAGCCTGAATCTGGATGAGGTCGCCGCAGAGCCAGCCGAGCCTGCTGTGGAAGTGCGGGACGAGCATTGGCATGAGGTCGCCACGAAACTCGATCTGGCTCGCGCCTATCAGGAGATGGGTGACCAGACTGGGGCGCGCGAGATCCTCGAGGAAGTGCTGAAAGAGGGCGACGCAGGGCAGCGCGAAGCCGCACAGTCCATCATCGACCAGTTGGGCTAA
- a CDS encoding CbiQ family ECF transporter T component — MKFHPAAQILAWCLLVATVQVLGLGALLIAAGLILLATLAISGRKFIHLLRRTRWIMLSLLLIYSYSTPGQLLLPQIGVFSPTHEGAIDGSLQLLRLLAALGGLAILLDRLHRQQLISGLYTLFAPLRLLSLSRERAAVRLALTLHYAEVAMMRGTQSWQDTLRGLFEPYDEAARQMELPLYRFAFGDACLLGGSLAILWLVLR, encoded by the coding sequence GTGAAATTTCATCCTGCCGCGCAAATCCTGGCCTGGTGCCTGCTGGTCGCTACCGTGCAGGTGTTGGGGCTGGGCGCGTTGCTCATCGCGGCGGGACTGATCTTGCTGGCCACCCTTGCGATTTCGGGGCGCAAGTTCATTCATCTGTTGCGACGCACGCGATGGATCATGCTGTCGCTGCTGCTGATCTATTCCTACAGTACTCCCGGTCAGCTGCTGTTGCCGCAGATCGGCGTGTTCAGTCCGACGCATGAGGGAGCTATCGATGGCTCGTTGCAACTGCTCCGGTTGTTGGCGGCCTTGGGGGGGCTGGCTATATTGCTGGACCGGCTGCATCGGCAGCAGCTGATCTCCGGGCTGTATACGCTGTTCGCGCCGCTGCGATTGCTCAGTCTGTCGCGCGAACGGGCCGCGGTACGCCTTGCATTGACGCTGCACTACGCCGAGGTCGCCATGATGCGCGGCACACAGTCCTGGCAGGACACCTTACGCGGCCTGTTCGAACCGTACGACGAGGCCGCGCGGCAGATGGAATTGCCGTTGTATCGTTTTGCGTTCGGCGATGCCTGCCTGCTGGGCGGGTCGCTGGCTATATTGTGGCTGGTACTTAGATGA
- the truA gene encoding tRNA pseudouridine(38-40) synthase TruA: MRVALGVEYDGRPFCGWQSQPDGRTVQDALQRALSQIAGEPVAVAAAGRTDTGVHALEQVVHFDTGTDRPLTAWVRGANALLPESIAVRWAHAVPDEFHARFSAHGRSYRYLLINRATRPAIQAGKVGWFHAPLDVAAMQAAAQYLLGEHDFSSFRAAECQAKSPVKRLHQLDIRREGDMIVFDLSADAFLHHMVRNIVGCLVYVGKGKHPPMWLKEILECRNRKQAAPTFAPDGLYLRRITYEAKWGLPHLPEVAEFRPAG, from the coding sequence ATGAGGGTCGCGCTGGGAGTTGAATACGACGGGCGGCCGTTTTGCGGCTGGCAGAGCCAGCCGGATGGGCGGACCGTGCAGGACGCGCTGCAACGGGCGTTGAGTCAGATCGCCGGCGAACCTGTCGCCGTGGCCGCGGCTGGGCGCACCGATACCGGCGTGCATGCGCTGGAGCAGGTGGTGCATTTCGATACCGGCACTGACAGGCCGCTCACCGCCTGGGTGCGCGGCGCGAACGCGCTGCTGCCGGAGAGCATCGCGGTGCGCTGGGCGCATGCCGTGCCGGACGAGTTCCATGCGCGCTTCTCCGCGCATGGGCGCAGCTACCGCTACCTGCTCATCAACCGAGCCACGCGTCCCGCCATCCAGGCCGGCAAGGTTGGCTGGTTCCACGCGCCGCTGGATGTCGCGGCGATGCAGGCGGCCGCACAATACCTGCTGGGTGAGCATGACTTCAGCTCATTCCGTGCGGCGGAATGCCAGGCCAAATCCCCCGTCAAGCGCCTGCACCAGCTGGACATCCGCAGGGAGGGCGACATGATCGTGTTCGACCTGAGCGCGGACGCGTTCCTGCATCACATGGTGCGCAATATCGTCGGTTGCCTGGTGTATGTGGGTAAGGGCAAGCACCCGCCAATGTGGCTGAAGGAAATCCTGGAATGCAGAAACCGCAAACAGGCCGCGCCGACCTTCGCGCCGGATGGGCTGTATCTGCGCCGTATTACTTACGAGGCGAAATGGGGGTTGCCGCACTTGCCGGAGGTGGCGGAGTTCCGGCCGGCGGGCTGA
- a CDS encoding putative bifunctional diguanylate cyclase/phosphodiesterase, translated as MPKQERIRTACMIGLPVILYYSLYNLQAGLQALAWLQFGVAFLLLAPALILAVKNILLPLSETLLMVSSVIIFGYMQISGGLDATGVYWVYVFPFVAFFVAGQKNGWLWSIGFFVLSIAAHKLGKIINIGGAYSSVQVTQQYAAFLFYTVAASMFNRLRSDFEHRLHDELTERSAAAEAYQSQLRHRTLHDSQTDLPNRMQFFTLLTQKVAQCDDTSKITVAYIKLERILEISNIIGSDESRKLIRSIAQALLNRMKPDTILARTGFDEFALAFCLSKGEDEMHDLHDFLDSRPFIHHANGQPLHIEYTMGLCSYPDFASGSDQLLRRAEQAMMRAREKHLPLLRYESGQEEAFIRHHLLYGKLMRALESNQLSLVYQPQVDISSGKLLGVEALARWRDPQEGWIAPAEFIHVAEQSGLIHPLTHWIIRQGIAQCSEWHQTGLDISVSLNLSARCFDDTELVNHLLETLRQTRAKPEWITLELTESTFMDNPEKALRLVKQFHDMGFRISIDDFGTGYSSLAYLKNLNADELKIDRGFVMNLPDSPDDIAIVQSTIHLAHNLGLKVVAEGIETAAASLKLRELGCDIAQGYYYSRPMPPEVLDLWAASVARQHSFDSPEA; from the coding sequence ATGCCCAAGCAAGAACGAATCCGCACCGCCTGCATGATCGGGCTGCCCGTCATTCTGTATTATTCGCTGTACAACCTACAGGCCGGCCTTCAGGCGCTGGCTTGGCTCCAGTTCGGCGTGGCCTTCCTGCTGCTGGCACCAGCCCTCATACTGGCCGTCAAAAACATTCTGCTGCCCTTATCGGAAACTCTGTTGATGGTTTCCTCGGTCATCATCTTCGGCTATATGCAGATTTCCGGCGGACTCGATGCGACAGGTGTTTATTGGGTCTACGTCTTCCCCTTCGTCGCCTTCTTCGTCGCCGGGCAAAAGAACGGCTGGCTGTGGAGCATCGGTTTCTTTGTATTGTCCATCGCCGCACACAAACTGGGAAAGATCATCAACATCGGGGGCGCCTACTCTTCCGTGCAGGTGACGCAACAGTATGCGGCGTTCCTGTTCTATACGGTGGCCGCCTCGATGTTCAACCGTTTAAGGAGCGACTTCGAACACCGTCTCCACGACGAGCTCACCGAGCGCAGTGCGGCGGCCGAGGCCTATCAGAGTCAGCTGCGCCACCGCACGCTGCACGACAGTCAGACCGATCTTCCGAACCGCATGCAGTTCTTCACGCTGCTGACGCAAAAAGTCGCTCAATGTGATGACACCTCCAAGATAACGGTGGCCTATATCAAGCTGGAGCGCATCCTGGAGATCAGCAACATCATCGGCAGCGACGAAAGCCGCAAGCTGATCAGGAGCATCGCCCAGGCGCTGCTCAACAGGATGAAACCCGACACCATTCTGGCGCGTACCGGTTTTGACGAATTTGCCTTGGCCTTCTGCCTCTCGAAAGGCGAAGACGAAATGCATGACCTCCATGACTTCCTCGACAGTCGCCCTTTCATCCATCATGCGAACGGCCAGCCGCTGCATATCGAATACACCATGGGGTTGTGCAGCTACCCGGACTTCGCCTCCGGCAGTGACCAGCTGCTGCGCCGCGCGGAACAGGCAATGATGCGCGCGAGAGAGAAACACCTTCCACTGCTGCGCTACGAATCCGGGCAGGAGGAGGCATTCATCCGCCACCATCTGCTGTATGGCAAACTGATGCGTGCGCTCGAATCCAACCAGCTGAGCCTGGTTTACCAGCCCCAGGTGGACATCTCCTCTGGAAAACTGCTGGGCGTGGAAGCGCTCGCCCGGTGGCGCGATCCTCAGGAAGGCTGGATAGCACCAGCCGAATTCATCCACGTCGCCGAACAGTCCGGACTGATCCACCCGTTGACCCACTGGATCATCCGGCAAGGCATTGCCCAGTGCAGTGAATGGCACCAGACGGGATTGGATATCAGCGTTTCGCTCAATCTCTCGGCACGCTGTTTCGACGATACGGAGCTGGTCAACCACTTATTGGAAACACTGCGCCAGACACGAGCCAAGCCGGAATGGATCACGCTGGAACTGACGGAAAGCACCTTCATGGACAACCCGGAAAAAGCGTTGCGCCTGGTAAAGCAATTCCACGACATGGGCTTCCGAATTTCCATTGACGATTTCGGCACTGGATACTCTTCGTTGGCGTACCTGAAAAACCTGAATGCAGACGAACTAAAAATAGATCGTGGCTTCGTCATGAACCTGCCGGACAGTCCGGACGATATCGCCATCGTCCAGTCCACCATCCATCTCGCTCACAATCTCGGTCTGAAGGTAGTGGCCGAAGGCATCGAAACTGCCGCCGCATCGCTCAAACTCCGCGAACTGGGCTGCGATATCGCGCAGGGTTATTACTACAGCAGGCCGATGCCGCCGGAAGTGCTCGACCTATGGGCCGCCAGCGTTGCCAGGCAACATTCCTTCGACTCACCTGAAGCATAA
- a CDS encoding phosphoribosylanthranilate isomerase — MTRVKICGITRVEDALAAAREGAHAIGLVFYERSPRHVGIAQAAQLAAALPPFVTTVGLFVDADPAFVRAVLAAVPLDLLQFHGDETPEYCTQFGRPYLKAIRVKAGVDLLQCAARFSTAKALLLDAYVAGVPGGTGATFDWGLIPRNLPLPVILSGGLDPDNVAAAVERVRPYAVDVSSGVEAAKGIKDAAKVAAFINEVKRIDVQLS; from the coding sequence ATGACCCGCGTCAAAATCTGTGGCATTACTCGTGTTGAAGATGCGCTGGCCGCCGCCCGGGAGGGCGCGCATGCCATCGGTCTGGTGTTCTACGAGCGCAGCCCGCGCCATGTGGGTATCGCCCAGGCGGCGCAACTGGCTGCCGCGCTGCCGCCGTTTGTGACCACTGTCGGCTTGTTCGTCGATGCCGATCCAGCATTCGTGCGCGCCGTGTTGGCCGCCGTGCCGCTCGATCTGCTGCAATTCCATGGTGACGAAACCCCCGAATATTGCACCCAGTTCGGACGTCCCTACCTCAAGGCGATCCGCGTCAAAGCGGGAGTGGATTTGCTACAATGCGCGGCTCGTTTTTCCACGGCCAAAGCGTTGTTGCTGGATGCTTACGTGGCGGGCGTGCCGGGCGGCACCGGGGCGACCTTCGACTGGGGGCTGATTCCCCGAAACTTGCCGCTGCCGGTGATCCTGTCCGGCGGGCTGGATCCGGACAATGTCGCGGCAGCCGTCGAACGAGTGCGGCCTTACGCGGTGGACGTGTCCAGTGGCGTGGAGGCGGCAAAAGGAATCAAGGATGCGGCGAAGGTCGCCGCGTTCATCAACGAGGTTAAACGAATCGATGTACAACTTTCCTGA
- the trpB gene encoding tryptophan synthase subunit beta, with translation MYNFPDSSGHFGQYGGIYMAETLIPAVEELRDQYLRFRDDPEFNAEFEYELKHYVGRPSPIYHAKRLSDDLGGAQIYLKREDLNHTGAHKINNAIGQALLAKRMGKKRVIAETGAGMHGVATATVAARYGMECVVYMGAEDVQRQAPNVFRMKLLGAKVVPVESGSRTLKDACNEAIRDWVTNVESTFYIFGTAAGPHPYPMLVRDFQSVIGNEAKVQMPEMIGRQPDVVIACVGGGSNAIGMFYPYIEVPGVQLIGVEAGGHGIASGQHAAPLTGNAKVGVLHGNKVYLMQDENGQIIETHSISAGLDYPGVGPEHCLLKDQGRAQYVAIDDDEAIAAFDALCRFEGIIPALESSHALAHAIKIAPTMGKDKVLLVNLSGRGDKDMNTVARIKGITL, from the coding sequence ATGTACAACTTTCCTGATTCATCCGGCCACTTCGGCCAATACGGCGGCATCTACATGGCCGAGACGCTGATCCCGGCGGTAGAGGAACTGCGCGATCAGTATCTGCGCTTCCGCGACGATCCCGAATTCAATGCCGAGTTCGAGTATGAACTGAAGCATTATGTCGGGCGTCCCAGCCCCATCTATCACGCCAAGCGTCTGTCGGACGACCTGGGCGGTGCGCAGATCTATCTCAAGCGCGAAGACCTGAACCACACTGGCGCGCACAAGATCAATAACGCCATCGGCCAAGCCCTGCTTGCCAAGCGCATGGGCAAGAAGCGCGTCATCGCCGAGACCGGTGCAGGCATGCACGGTGTGGCGACAGCGACCGTGGCGGCGCGTTACGGCATGGAGTGCGTGGTGTACATGGGCGCGGAAGACGTGCAGCGCCAGGCGCCGAACGTGTTTCGCATGAAGCTGCTGGGCGCCAAGGTGGTGCCCGTCGAGAGCGGCTCCAGAACGCTCAAGGATGCCTGCAACGAAGCGATCCGCGACTGGGTCACCAACGTCGAGAGCACCTTCTACATCTTCGGCACGGCAGCGGGGCCGCATCCTTACCCCATGCTGGTGCGCGACTTCCAGAGCGTCATCGGCAACGAAGCCAAGGTGCAGATGCCGGAGATGATAGGTCGCCAGCCGGATGTGGTGATCGCCTGTGTCGGCGGCGGCTCCAATGCTATCGGCATGTTCTATCCCTATATCGAAGTGCCGGGCGTGCAGCTCATCGGTGTGGAAGCGGGCGGCCACGGCATCGCCAGCGGCCAGCACGCAGCGCCGCTCACCGGCAACGCCAAGGTCGGCGTGCTGCACGGCAACAAGGTCTACCTGATGCAGGACGAGAACGGGCAGATCATCGAGACGCACTCCATCTCTGCAGGCCTGGATTATCCCGGCGTCGGCCCCGAGCATTGTCTGCTGAAGGATCAGGGGCGTGCGCAGTACGTCGCAATCGACGACGATGAAGCGATTGCCGCCTTCGATGCGCTGTGCCGCTTCGAAGGCATCATTCCCGCGCTGGAATCCAGCCATGCCCTGGCGCACGCGATCAAGATCGCGCCGACCATGGGCAAGGATAAGGTGTTGCTGGTGAACCTGTCCGGCCGAGGCGACAAGGACATGAATACCGTGGCGCGGATCAAAGGAATTACGCTATGA
- the trpA gene encoding tryptophan synthase subunit alpha has product MSRIQTTFDKLKQQQRKALIPFITAGDPSPQLTVPLMHGLVEAGADVLELGVPFSDPMADGPTIQRASERALKHGTSLRGVLGMVAEFRKQNATTPVVLMGYGNPIEAMGWEVFAQRCAEVGVDGVLTVDFPPEESHEAFEHLQRHNIAPIFLLAPTTNEARIEHVAKLARGYVYYVSLKGVTGAGNLDLSAIEQKIPQLRKHIKLPIGVGFGIRDAATAKAVAGLCDGVVVGSRIVQEIENSNEQNVVANVNKLVKELRQAVDQA; this is encoded by the coding sequence ATGAGCCGCATCCAGACGACCTTCGACAAACTCAAACAGCAGCAGCGCAAGGCGCTCATTCCGTTCATCACCGCAGGCGATCCCTCGCCGCAACTCACCGTGCCGCTGATGCATGGCCTGGTGGAGGCGGGCGCGGACGTGCTGGAACTGGGTGTGCCGTTCTCCGACCCGATGGCGGACGGTCCCACCATTCAGCGCGCTTCCGAGCGCGCACTCAAGCACGGCACGTCGCTGCGCGGCGTGCTGGGCATGGTAGCGGAATTCCGCAAACAGAATGCGACCACGCCGGTGGTGCTGATGGGTTACGGCAATCCCATCGAAGCCATGGGCTGGGAAGTTTTTGCGCAACGTTGTGCCGAAGTCGGTGTGGACGGTGTACTGACCGTGGATTTTCCGCCGGAAGAGAGCCATGAGGCCTTCGAGCATCTGCAGCGCCACAACATCGCACCCATCTTCCTGCTGGCGCCGACCACCAACGAGGCTCGCATCGAGCATGTCGCCAAACTGGCGCGCGGCTACGTGTATTACGTGTCGCTCAAGGGGGTTACTGGCGCGGGCAACCTCGACCTGTCGGCCATCGAGCAGAAGATCCCGCAGCTGCGCAAACACATCAAGCTGCCTATCGGCGTCGGCTTCGGCATCCGCGACGCGGCAACGGCGAAGGCGGTGGCCGGACTGTGCGACGGCGTAGTGGTTGGCAGCCGCATCGTGCAGGAAATCGAGAATTCGAACGAACAGAATGTCGTCGCCAACGTGAACAAGTTGGTCAAAGAACTGAGACAGGCTGTAGATCAAGCCTAA
- the accD gene encoding acetyl-CoA carboxylase, carboxyltransferase subunit beta encodes MSWFQKLLPPKIKRRDSETKKSSVPEGLWHKCPNCQAVLYHSDLEKNQSVCPKCSHHHRVTARTRLDLLLDGEGRFEIGAEVLPVDTLKFKDSRKYSERLIASKKSTDEDDALVVMQGSIHALPVVVASFEFTFMGGSMGSVVGERFVRGVQVALEQKCPFICFAASGGARMQEGLLSLMQMAKTCAALTQLSEEKLPFISVLTDPTMGGVSASFAFVGDVVIAEPGALIGFAGARVIQQTVRETLPEGFQRAEFLLEHGAIDMIVDRREMRDQLATLITLLTKQSAVAEIEAA; translated from the coding sequence ATGAGCTGGTTCCAGAAATTATTGCCGCCGAAGATCAAGCGCCGCGACAGTGAAACAAAGAAGAGCAGCGTGCCCGAAGGGCTGTGGCACAAGTGCCCGAACTGCCAGGCGGTGCTGTACCACTCCGATCTGGAGAAAAACCAGAGCGTCTGCCCGAAGTGCAGTCATCACCACCGTGTTACGGCGCGCACACGCCTCGATCTGTTGCTGGACGGAGAGGGGCGCTTCGAGATCGGTGCGGAAGTGCTGCCGGTCGATACCCTCAAGTTCAAGGACAGCAGGAAATACTCCGAGCGCCTGATCGCCTCCAAGAAGAGCACGGATGAGGACGACGCGCTGGTGGTGATGCAGGGCAGCATCCATGCATTACCGGTGGTGGTGGCATCGTTTGAATTCACCTTCATGGGCGGCTCGATGGGCTCGGTGGTGGGCGAGCGTTTCGTTCGCGGTGTGCAGGTCGCACTGGAGCAGAAATGCCCGTTCATTTGCTTCGCCGCGAGCGGCGGCGCGCGCATGCAGGAAGGGCTGTTGTCGCTGATGCAGATGGCCAAGACCTGTGCCGCGCTGACGCAACTCAGCGAGGAAAAACTGCCGTTCATCTCGGTGCTGACCGACCCGACCATGGGCGGCGTTTCCGCCAGCTTCGCCTTCGTGGGCGACGTGGTGATCGCCGAGCCCGGCGCGCTGATTGGCTTCGCCGGTGCGCGCGTGATCCAGCAGACCGTGCGCGAGACCCTGCCGGAAGGCTTCCAGCGCGCGGAATTCCTGCTCGAACACGGTGCTATCGACATGATCGTGGACCGCCGGGAGATGCGCGACCAGCTGGCGACGCTGATCACTTTGCTGACCAAGCAGTCGGCTGTGGCGGAGATCGAGGCTGCCTAG